Proteins from a genomic interval of Acidobacteriota bacterium:
- the glgB gene encoding 1,4-alpha-glucan branching protein GlgB — translation MSPKLAPPDANPVRYDVSLLTAEDLYLFNEGSHYRLHEKMGAHVVESKGVSGTVFSVWAPNARSVNVIGSFNGWNHTSHPLHPRENSGIWEGFVPGIGKGEGYKFHIVSNQHGHRVDKADPFGLFMEKPPRTASVVWDIEYGWNDSAWLGKRAERNSLHSPMSIYEIHMGSWMRVPEEHDRPLSYREAAPRLAEYVGRLGFTHVEFLPIMEHPFYGSWGYQTTGYFAPTARYGTPQDFMYLVDYLHQHNIGVILDWVPSHFPTDAHGLAYFDGTHLYEHADSRQGFHPDWKTLIFNYGRAEVRSFLMSSAMFWLERYHIDGLRVDAVASMLYLDYSRKEGEWIPNQYGGRENLEAIDFLRRFNSESYKEQPGIQTIAEESTSYPMVSRPTHLGGLGFGLKWDMGWMHDTLDYFQHDPIFRQYHHNSLTFRMLYSFHENFVLPLSHDEVVHGKGSLINKMPGDDWQKFANLRLLFAYMFAQPGKKLMFMGCEFGQYREWSHDRSLDWNLLEGPLHRGLQSWMEQLNRAYRSEGALHYFDNDPQGFEWVDCNDAPASVISLLRKGKSEDDAMLITCNFTPVPRVGYKVGVPSGGYWKEILNSDAREYGGSGIGNMGGTEALNESAHGRPHSLRLTLPPLGALFLKKS, via the coding sequence ATGAGCCCGAAACTCGCACCCCCCGATGCCAATCCCGTCCGTTACGACGTATCCCTGTTGACTGCCGAGGACCTATATCTTTTCAACGAAGGCAGTCACTATCGCCTGCATGAAAAAATGGGCGCTCACGTGGTTGAGTCGAAGGGCGTGTCGGGCACAGTGTTCAGCGTCTGGGCGCCGAATGCCCGCAGCGTGAATGTGATTGGCAGCTTCAATGGCTGGAACCACACGTCTCATCCGCTCCATCCCCGTGAAAACTCGGGCATCTGGGAAGGCTTCGTGCCCGGCATCGGCAAGGGAGAGGGCTACAAGTTCCACATTGTGTCGAACCAACATGGCCACCGCGTGGACAAGGCCGACCCCTTCGGGCTGTTCATGGAAAAGCCGCCGCGCACCGCGTCGGTGGTGTGGGATATCGAGTATGGATGGAACGACTCGGCTTGGCTTGGCAAGCGTGCGGAACGTAATTCGCTGCACAGCCCGATGTCCATTTATGAAATCCACATGGGTTCGTGGATGCGCGTGCCCGAAGAGCATGATCGCCCGTTGAGTTATCGCGAGGCCGCTCCCCGCCTCGCCGAATACGTCGGGCGCCTGGGCTTCACGCACGTGGAATTTCTCCCCATCATGGAGCATCCGTTCTACGGGTCCTGGGGATACCAGACCACCGGCTACTTCGCGCCCACCGCGCGCTACGGCACACCGCAGGATTTCATGTACCTGGTGGACTACCTGCACCAGCACAACATCGGCGTCATCCTCGACTGGGTGCCCTCGCACTTCCCCACCGACGCGCACGGACTCGCATACTTTGACGGCACGCATCTCTACGAGCATGCGGATTCGCGCCAGGGCTTTCATCCAGACTGGAAAACGCTGATCTTCAACTACGGTCGCGCCGAAGTCCGCAGCTTTCTCATGTCGAGCGCGATGTTCTGGCTGGAGCGATACCACATCGATGGCCTGCGCGTTGATGCCGTCGCGTCCATGTTGTATCTGGACTACTCGCGCAAAGAAGGCGAGTGGATTCCCAACCAGTACGGTGGACGTGAGAATCTGGAAGCGATCGACTTCCTGCGTCGATTCAACTCCGAGAGCTACAAAGAGCAGCCCGGAATTCAAACCATCGCCGAAGAATCCACGTCGTATCCGATGGTCTCGCGCCCCACTCACCTGGGCGGTCTGGGATTTGGCCTGAAGTGGGATATGGGCTGGATGCACGACACCCTCGACTACTTTCAGCATGATCCGATCTTCCGCCAGTACCATCACAACTCGCTCACGTTCCGTATGCTGTATTCCTTCCACGAAAACTTCGTGCTTCCGCTGAGTCACGACGAAGTCGTCCACGGCAAAGGCTCATTGATCAACAAAATGCCGGGCGACGACTGGCAAAAGTTCGCCAACCTCCGCCTCTTGTTCGCATACATGTTCGCGCAGCCCGGCAAGAAACTGATGTTCATGGGCTGTGAGTTCGGCCAGTATCGCGAGTGGTCGCATGATCGCAGCCTCGATTGGAACCTGCTGGAAGGCCCGCTGCATCGCGGACTGCAGTCATGGATGGAGCAACTGAACCGCGCCTACCGCAGTGAAGGAGCCCTGCACTACTTCGACAACGATCCGCAGGGATTCGAATGGGTGGACTGCAATGACGCGCCCGCCAGCGTGATCTCCCTGCTGCGCAAGGGCAAGTCTGAAGACGACGCCATGTTGATCACGTGCAACTTCACACCCGTGCCACGAGTAGGCTACAAAGTCGGAGTGCCGTCGGGCGGCTACTGGAAAGAAATCCTAAATAGCGACGCCCGCGAATACGGTGGCAGCGGGATTGGAAACATGGGAGGCACCGAAGCGCTCAACGAAAGCGCGCACGGTCGCCCACACTCTTTGCGCCTGACTTTGCCGCCGCTGGGAGCGCTGTTCCTGAAGAAGTCCTAG
- a CDS encoding glycoside hydrolase has translation MAQIRVVVLWHQHQPFYKDLVTGEYRLPWTRLHALKDYYGMVKLLDEFPNVHQTFNLVPSLVTQIQDYASGNAQDPFLQVASKPAKDLSAEERRFALQYLFQAHPVNVIGRYPRYRELWERFHSSGDSPERAEKHFQNQDYTDLQVLSQIGWFDEYFLQEKNIAELVRKGQNYSLEDQRFVIETERELVRRVIPAHADAAKKGSIEISTSPFYHPILPLVCDTQAGAASSPGLPLPQSRYRRPEDAREQLLRGLDFQEKVFGMRPTGVWPSEGSVSEEVLAIAHRLGIQWMATDEGVLGRTLGFHFSRDGYGHLHSDQAHRLYTIHRYENADARMNMIFRDHTLSDLVGFVYSGMPPQEAANNLIQKIRECAQPLLSHGQDAMIPIILDGENAWEYYPQSGREFLRRFYDGLAKDPGIEAVTVTEAIARHQSFGYLNSLVPGSWINANFNVWIGAPEDNKAWDYLHRAREFYAERAASASEEQRKLAFEEILIAEGSDWNWWYGPEHHSANDRDFDELYRKHLSNVYQALGGTPPDYLAQPIAGAVARPSFTPQSAYIHPRVTGDMVRYFEWMGAARYTADRRSGSMHGKQFLLDAVHAGIDEKFVYGRLDFVGKVPEDDFQVVVNLESWVNHGSPARRELRLEAEVQKGRMISWKVTGQETDKVLASSSEPGEVRVALARNFEFGLPLAALQAAPLELHQIRNPYNSELALRVRMRFSLWSNRLPVDALPVEGWIDLELLREEDLVGQ, from the coding sequence ATGGCTCAAATTCGAGTTGTCGTTCTTTGGCACCAGCATCAGCCGTTCTATAAAGACCTGGTTACAGGGGAGTACCGCCTGCCCTGGACGCGCCTCCATGCCCTGAAAGACTACTACGGCATGGTCAAACTGCTGGACGAATTCCCGAACGTCCACCAGACGTTCAACCTCGTGCCTTCGCTGGTCACGCAAATACAAGACTACGCTTCGGGCAACGCGCAGGATCCTTTTTTGCAAGTGGCCTCCAAGCCGGCCAAGGATCTGTCCGCCGAAGAGCGGCGCTTCGCCCTGCAATACCTGTTTCAGGCGCATCCCGTGAATGTGATCGGGCGCTATCCGCGCTACCGCGAACTGTGGGAGAGGTTTCATAGCTCTGGAGATTCTCCGGAACGCGCAGAGAAGCATTTTCAGAACCAGGACTATACGGATCTCCAGGTTCTTTCGCAGATCGGCTGGTTCGACGAGTACTTTCTGCAGGAAAAAAACATCGCGGAACTGGTTCGCAAGGGACAGAACTACTCGCTGGAAGACCAGCGATTTGTCATCGAGACGGAACGGGAGCTGGTGAGGCGGGTGATCCCAGCCCACGCCGATGCAGCGAAGAAGGGCTCAATCGAGATTTCAACTTCGCCGTTCTACCATCCGATCTTGCCACTCGTGTGCGACACCCAAGCGGGCGCAGCGTCGTCGCCGGGGCTGCCGCTTCCGCAGAGTCGCTATCGACGTCCCGAAGACGCTCGCGAACAACTGCTGCGCGGCTTGGACTTTCAGGAAAAAGTCTTTGGCATGCGTCCGACCGGAGTGTGGCCGTCGGAGGGCAGTGTTTCCGAGGAAGTGCTCGCGATTGCTCATCGCCTGGGCATTCAGTGGATGGCGACTGACGAAGGCGTGCTGGGTCGCACTTTGGGATTTCACTTTTCGCGCGACGGCTACGGGCATCTGCATTCCGACCAGGCCCATCGCCTCTACACGATTCATCGTTACGAGAACGCCGACGCTCGCATGAACATGATCTTCCGGGACCACACCCTGTCGGATCTGGTTGGGTTCGTGTATTCCGGAATGCCGCCGCAAGAGGCCGCCAATAATCTCATCCAAAAGATTAGGGAATGTGCGCAACCGCTTCTCTCGCATGGTCAAGACGCCATGATTCCGATCATCCTGGATGGCGAGAACGCATGGGAATATTACCCGCAGTCCGGGCGCGAATTCTTACGCCGCTTTTATGACGGTCTGGCGAAAGATCCGGGGATTGAAGCGGTGACGGTGACTGAGGCGATTGCTCGTCATCAGAGCTTTGGTTATCTGAATTCGCTGGTGCCGGGATCGTGGATCAACGCCAACTTCAACGTCTGGATTGGTGCGCCGGAGGACAACAAGGCTTGGGACTACCTCCATCGCGCACGAGAGTTTTATGCGGAGAGAGCGGCGAGCGCGAGCGAAGAACAGCGGAAGCTGGCCTTCGAAGAAATCCTGATTGCCGAGGGCAGTGATTGGAATTGGTGGTACGGCCCCGAACATCACTCTGCCAACGATCGCGATTTCGACGAGCTTTATCGCAAGCATTTGTCCAACGTTTACCAGGCGCTTGGAGGCACTCCGCCGGATTACCTGGCGCAACCGATCGCGGGCGCGGTGGCTCGCCCTTCATTCACTCCACAAAGCGCCTATATCCATCCGCGCGTCACGGGCGACATGGTTCGCTACTTTGAGTGGATGGGAGCTGCTCGCTACACGGCCGACCGGCGATCAGGCTCCATGCATGGCAAACAGTTCCTTCTGGACGCGGTACACGCTGGCATTGACGAAAAGTTCGTCTATGGCCGGTTGGATTTTGTTGGAAAGGTCCCGGAAGATGATTTTCAGGTCGTCGTCAACCTCGAGTCATGGGTGAACCACGGATCACCAGCTCGCCGTGAACTGCGCCTCGAAGCAGAAGTTCAGAAAGGCCGCATGATCTCGTGGAAGGTTACCGGCCAGGAGACGGACAAAGTATTGGCATCGTCCAGCGAACCCGGAGAGGTACGCGTCGCGCTGGCGCGCAATTTTGAATTTGGCCTGCCTCTCGCAGCGTTGCAGGCGGCGCCGCTGGAATTGCACCAGATACGAAATCCGTACAACTCGGAACTCGCGCTTCGCGTGCGCATGCGATTCAGTCTCTGGTCCAACCGTTTGCCGGTGGACGCATTGCCTGTAGAAGGATGGATCGATCTGGAATTACTGCGAGAAGAGGACCTGGTGGGGCAGTGA
- a CDS encoding M20/M25/M40 family metallo-hydrolase, with protein sequence MIRRTVVLIASGCLGMLSWGQSPSDMKPVTDKLAASVYTGPSMATLRELTDTYGGRLTGSPAYQRSADWAAAKFRSYGIQNVQLEPFTIPAGWQRGTASGAMISPMSRPLSIASLGWSPSTPAGGVKGNILVVSDVSAEKLKETEQYRGKILLIDTSKIFAEGYAKALPKLDAAWPIFQKAGALAVITTDREKNNVLNAHDMTWGAKLLPLPGAEIGMEDGKLIERELDHGPVVLQFSLQNETAGETKVNNVIAEIRGSERPDEWILIGAHLDSWDFGTGAQDNGAGTVSVLEVARAMTTLGKAPRRTIRFALWGGEEQGLLGSYAYSIAHQNEMSHCVALLNTDNGSGHPKGWKVEGRKDLKEAMQPWSDGLLKDLSGGELSLETTYDTDHGPFVLQGVPALDLWVDMAGYFPVHHKSSDTIDKVDALDFKAGEAIVAVTAYAVAQSDKPIAAHIDHKAVGDILKDAKLDDLLTYVGIWKP encoded by the coding sequence ATGATTCGTCGCACAGTCGTATTAATTGCTAGCGGTTGCCTGGGGATGCTTTCGTGGGGACAATCCCCGTCCGACATGAAGCCGGTCACGGACAAGCTGGCGGCGTCGGTCTATACCGGTCCGTCCATGGCCACGCTGCGTGAGCTAACCGACACCTACGGAGGACGGCTGACCGGCTCCCCTGCCTATCAACGTTCCGCCGACTGGGCGGCTGCCAAGTTCCGCAGTTATGGGATCCAGAATGTTCAGCTCGAGCCATTCACCATACCGGCTGGATGGCAGCGCGGGACAGCCAGCGGCGCAATGATTTCCCCGATGTCGCGGCCGCTCTCGATTGCATCCCTAGGCTGGTCGCCCTCGACTCCCGCAGGCGGCGTGAAAGGAAACATCCTGGTCGTTTCTGATGTTTCTGCCGAGAAGCTTAAAGAAACCGAGCAATATCGTGGAAAGATACTGCTGATCGACACCAGTAAGATTTTCGCCGAGGGATACGCAAAAGCTCTGCCCAAACTCGACGCGGCATGGCCGATATTTCAAAAAGCTGGCGCGCTCGCGGTAATCACTACCGATCGCGAAAAGAACAACGTCCTGAATGCGCATGACATGACGTGGGGCGCAAAACTGCTTCCATTGCCAGGAGCGGAAATTGGAATGGAAGATGGAAAGTTGATCGAGAGGGAACTCGACCATGGCCCGGTCGTGCTTCAGTTCTCCCTCCAAAATGAAACTGCAGGCGAGACCAAAGTAAACAACGTCATTGCTGAGATTCGCGGGAGTGAGCGTCCCGATGAGTGGATCCTGATCGGCGCGCACCTCGACTCATGGGACTTCGGTACCGGCGCGCAAGACAACGGCGCCGGAACGGTCAGCGTCCTCGAAGTGGCTCGCGCGATGACGACCCTGGGCAAGGCTCCACGCCGCACTATTCGTTTCGCCCTATGGGGCGGTGAAGAACAAGGTCTGCTCGGCTCCTACGCGTATTCGATTGCCCACCAAAATGAGATGAGTCACTGCGTCGCACTGCTGAACACGGACAACGGTTCGGGACATCCCAAGGGCTGGAAGGTAGAAGGCCGGAAGGACTTGAAAGAAGCCATGCAGCCGTGGAGTGACGGACTGCTCAAGGACCTGAGTGGTGGGGAGCTCTCTCTGGAGACGACCTACGACACAGATCACGGTCCGTTCGTGCTGCAAGGGGTTCCGGCGCTTGATTTGTGGGTTGATATGGCTGGATATTTCCCGGTCCACCACAAATCCAGTGACACAATCGACAAAGTCGACGCGCTGGATTTCAAAGCGGGAGAAGCAATCGTCGCCGTGACGGCCTACGCGGTCGCGCAAAGTGACAAGCCGATCGCAGCCCACATCGACCATAAGGCGGTCGGCGACATTCTGAAAGATGCGAAGCTGGATGACCTTCTGACCTACGTGGGAATTTGGAAACCGTAG